A single region of the Elizabethkingia sp. JS20170427COW genome encodes:
- a CDS encoding DUF6089 family protein, which produces MKHLIYIVLFLGSTLLSLFKTQRYELGLQLGGSNLVGDIGRTNYIYPFPAKDISTFGVPIYANLLFKMNFNPHQSLRFNLGTSHVYFSDAFAKENYRRTRKDSNGRNFQGTNNITTAEVLFEYNFLPINNEQRDGMLSPYVFAGLGAMFYSKPSLVAEHTFNNDSNGNPMEPTGNDDFATSYTIDTKGGMTFSIPFGVGLKYKFNYNWTIFGEVMFRPSFADDLDYSKIENKSVKNIYDKRFDKDGNYDEANKGKSLLQTQPYLDVANERVNKALEDRVIGNPNSKDWINTISIGLTYSFGRPPCYCD; this is translated from the coding sequence ATGAAGCATTTAATTTATATAGTACTCTTTTTAGGAAGCACATTGCTTTCCCTTTTTAAAACGCAACGTTATGAATTAGGATTGCAATTAGGAGGATCCAATCTTGTAGGAGATATTGGGAGAACTAATTATATCTATCCATTTCCCGCCAAGGATATTTCTACCTTTGGTGTTCCTATCTATGCAAATTTGTTATTTAAGATGAATTTCAATCCCCATCAATCTTTAAGATTTAATCTAGGGACTTCCCATGTATATTTTAGCGATGCTTTTGCTAAAGAAAATTACAGAAGAACTAGAAAAGATAGTAATGGAAGAAATTTTCAAGGGACAAATAATATCACTACAGCTGAGGTTTTGTTTGAATACAATTTCCTGCCTATCAATAACGAGCAAAGAGACGGGATGCTGAGTCCTTATGTTTTTGCAGGGCTAGGAGCTATGTTTTATAGTAAGCCCTCGCTAGTAGCAGAACATACTTTTAATAATGATTCAAACGGAAACCCTATGGAACCTACTGGTAATGATGATTTTGCTACTTCGTATACCATTGATACCAAAGGAGGGATGACTTTTTCTATTCCTTTTGGAGTGGGGTTAAAATATAAATTCAACTACAATTGGACTATTTTTGGAGAAGTAATGTTTCGTCCAAGCTTTGCTGATGATTTAGATTATAGCAAGATTGAGAACAAAAGTGTGAAAAATATTTATGATAAAAGGTTTGATAAGGATGGTAATTATGATGAAGCCAACAAAGGAAAATCCCTTCTTCAGACTCAACCTTATCTAGATGTAGCCAATGAGAGAGTAAATAAAGCATTAGAAGACAGAGTGATTGGAAACCCTAACTCCAAAGACTGGATCAATACTATTTCTATCGGCCTTACTTATTCTTTTGGACGACCTCCTTGTTACTGCGATTAA
- a CDS encoding isoprenyl transferase has protein sequence MEDIKQLIDKKKLPKHVAIIMDGNGRWATSQGKERTFGHKSAIQAVRNAVNACNEIEIPYLTLYTFSTENWNRPEEEVSALMNLLFETLLNEADDLYSKGLRLKVIGDISAMPKMVYDQLNHVMEITKDNKGGTLILALNYGSQAEILNAVKNIAKEVKNTNLQPENITKDVFESFLYTKDIPPVDLMIRTSGEVRISNFLLWQIAYAELQFLDILWPDFTREEFFKAIVRYQNKERRYGKTSDQIKADKA, from the coding sequence ATGGAAGATATAAAACAATTAATAGATAAAAAAAAGTTACCGAAGCATGTTGCTATCATTATGGATGGTAATGGGCGATGGGCAACTTCCCAAGGAAAAGAAAGAACTTTCGGACATAAAAGCGCAATACAAGCTGTTAGAAATGCAGTAAATGCTTGTAATGAAATCGAAATTCCTTATCTTACCCTATACACTTTTTCAACAGAAAATTGGAACCGACCTGAGGAAGAAGTTTCTGCTTTGATGAATCTTCTTTTTGAAACCCTACTTAATGAAGCAGATGACCTGTATTCAAAAGGTTTAAGACTAAAGGTAATTGGTGATATTTCCGCAATGCCTAAAATGGTTTATGACCAGCTTAACCATGTAATGGAAATTACCAAAGATAATAAAGGAGGAACTCTTATTTTGGCATTAAATTATGGTTCTCAGGCAGAAATCTTAAATGCTGTTAAAAATATTGCAAAAGAAGTGAAAAATACTAACTTGCAGCCCGAAAATATTACAAAGGATGTTTTCGAAAGTTTTCTGTATACCAAAGATATCCCTCCTGTAGACCTAATGATAAGGACTAGTGGAGAAGTTAGGATTAGCAATTTCCTATTGTGGCAAATTGCCTATGCAGAACTACAATTTTTAGATATCTTATGGCCAGACTTCACAAGAGAAGAATTTTTTAAAGCCATCGTTAGGTATCAGAATAAAGAAAGAAGATACGGGAAAACTAGTGACCAAATAAAAGCTGATAAAGCTTAA
- a CDS encoding outer membrane protein assembly factor, with translation MKFRSIPIFLFIASAHFYGQVTPPTQQNNSTELKALQDAKYTLKDIVVDGDKKYTPEQILRFTGLMKGETVEIPGQRLSTAIKKLWDTESFSEVEVYVEDVQGQNIILKFSLQGLKELAEVKFVGKGIKKSKNEKFIKDNNLKPGMKITQNLVSNLQHNIPQQYIKKGFPDAHISIEEKVNAKDPALVDWTINVDKGKRVKIDKIEFTGNKSVSSAKLRKKGFKDTKQKRFILGLIKPSKFIQEKYEEDKKNLVDYYNSLGFRDMRVVSDSVTRNDKGYNIKVNVDEGKKYYIGDITFVGNTVFSSQALSRILGYKKGDIYDSVGFKKKVGEDGGKEDNSDIASSYMDNGYLFSNVTAVEKSIKNDTINMEIRINEGSKATWNRVTWGGNTTTHDHVILRSLRTKPGNLFSKADIKRTYFDLAGMQYFDPQQIGQDIKPNPVDNTADIHWTVVEKGSSQVQVQAGYGGRSFIGTIGLTFNNFSLRNFLKFKDFKPVPQGDGQILSLQAQAGQYFQSYSLSFTEPWLFGTRPTALSTSVNLSKVKYTDVYGNYQRLEIFSANVGLNKLLRWPDNYFSLYTGLSYQRYKFDNYPFQFGAETLYNGEANNFSVNIGLSRNAAGPDPFFKTSGTDFEISAKFTPPYSLLKKKDYSQMSALEKYKWLEYYKVKLKADAYNEIIGKLVLRSSIEMGFLDGYNRELGAPPFERFYMGGTGLMYGRYDGRELIPLRGYEDSSSSGGTSTDVTPYGGGTIYNRINFELRYPISMSQTAKIYALTFAEGGNTWKGWGSYNPFQLKRSVGVGVRVYMGAFGLIGFDFAYGFDKTITGAEPEGWKTHFLMNQQL, from the coding sequence ATGAAGTTTAGATCGATACCGATATTCCTTTTCATTGCCTCTGCCCATTTTTATGGACAAGTAACGCCTCCTACTCAACAAAATAATTCTACAGAGCTTAAAGCTCTTCAAGATGCAAAATATACCCTAAAGGATATTGTGGTAGATGGTGATAAAAAGTACACTCCAGAACAAATCCTTCGCTTTACAGGTCTTATGAAAGGCGAAACAGTTGAAATACCAGGACAAAGACTAAGTACTGCGATAAAAAAACTTTGGGATACCGAAAGTTTTTCTGAAGTAGAAGTATATGTAGAAGATGTTCAAGGTCAAAATATTATACTTAAATTCTCACTTCAAGGTTTAAAAGAACTTGCAGAAGTGAAATTCGTGGGAAAAGGGATTAAAAAATCTAAAAATGAAAAATTCATTAAAGATAATAATCTAAAACCTGGGATGAAGATTACCCAAAATTTGGTTTCCAATCTTCAACACAATATCCCACAACAATATATTAAGAAAGGTTTCCCAGACGCTCACATTTCTATCGAAGAAAAAGTGAACGCCAAAGATCCTGCTTTGGTAGATTGGACTATTAATGTAGATAAAGGAAAGCGTGTAAAAATCGATAAAATCGAATTTACAGGGAATAAAAGTGTATCCTCTGCTAAGTTGCGTAAAAAAGGATTTAAAGACACTAAACAGAAGAGATTCATTTTAGGGTTAATAAAACCATCTAAGTTTATCCAAGAAAAATACGAAGAGGATAAGAAAAATCTGGTAGACTACTACAACTCTCTAGGTTTTAGAGATATGAGAGTGGTATCGGATTCTGTAACTAGAAATGATAAAGGATACAACATCAAGGTAAATGTAGATGAAGGTAAAAAGTACTACATAGGAGATATTACTTTTGTAGGAAACACTGTCTTTTCATCACAAGCTCTTAGCCGTATTTTAGGATACAAAAAGGGAGATATTTACGATTCTGTAGGATTTAAGAAAAAAGTAGGAGAAGATGGGGGAAAAGAGGATAACTCAGATATTGCTTCATCTTACATGGATAACGGATACCTGTTCTCTAATGTAACCGCGGTAGAAAAGTCGATTAAGAACGATACAATTAATATGGAAATCCGTATTAACGAAGGCTCTAAAGCAACTTGGAACCGTGTAACTTGGGGGGGGAATACAACAACTCACGACCACGTAATCCTACGATCATTAAGAACAAAACCAGGAAACTTATTCTCTAAAGCGGATATCAAGAGAACTTATTTTGATCTTGCAGGGATGCAATATTTTGATCCACAACAAATAGGACAAGATATCAAACCTAACCCTGTAGATAATACCGCAGATATCCACTGGACAGTAGTAGAGAAGGGATCTTCTCAGGTTCAGGTACAAGCAGGTTATGGTGGCCGATCATTTATTGGAACCATAGGGCTTACCTTCAATAACTTCTCTTTGAGAAATTTTTTGAAGTTTAAAGATTTTAAACCTGTACCTCAAGGGGATGGACAGATACTTTCCCTACAAGCTCAGGCTGGGCAATATTTCCAAAGTTATAGCCTTTCCTTTACCGAACCTTGGCTATTTGGTACAAGGCCAACAGCATTATCAACTAGTGTAAACTTGTCTAAAGTTAAGTACACCGATGTATACGGCAATTACCAAAGATTGGAAATTTTCTCTGCAAATGTAGGTCTTAATAAACTCCTTCGTTGGCCAGATAACTACTTTTCTCTTTATACAGGATTATCTTATCAGAGATATAAGTTTGATAATTATCCATTCCAGTTTGGAGCAGAAACATTGTACAATGGGGAAGCTAATAACTTTAGTGTGAATATCGGTTTATCTAGAAATGCTGCAGGTCCAGACCCATTCTTCAAAACTTCGGGTACGGATTTTGAAATTTCTGCGAAATTTACACCACCATATTCTTTATTGAAGAAGAAAGATTACAGCCAGATGAGTGCTCTAGAAAAATATAAATGGCTAGAGTATTATAAAGTGAAATTAAAGGCAGATGCTTATAATGAAATTATAGGTAAATTAGTCCTTAGATCATCCATAGAAATGGGATTCCTAGATGGATATAATAGAGAACTGGGAGCTCCACCATTTGAAAGATTCTACATGGGGGGTACAGGGCTAATGTATGGTAGATATGATGGACGTGAATTAATTCCGCTACGTGGTTATGAAGATTCATCATCATCAGGAGGTACCAGTACCGATGTTACTCCTTACGGAGGGGGCACTATCTACAACCGTATCAATTTCGAATTAAGATATCCAATTTCTATGTCCCAAACAGCAAAAATATATGCATTAACTTTTGCTGAAGGAGGTAACACTTGGAAAGGATGGGGAAGCTACAATCCATTCCAGTTGAAAAGATCCGTAGGGGTTGGGGTTCGTGTTTATATGGGAGCTTTTGGACTTATTGGATTTGACTTTGCGTATGGATTTGATAAAACAATTACTGGAGCAGAACCAGAAGGTTGGAAAACTCATTTCTTAATGAACCAACAATTGTAA
- a CDS encoding OmpH family outer membrane protein, giving the protein MKKKLAVFLVFLSIFAYSQKIGVVDTDYVLDKLPQYKEAKKRLDAQISNWQADLQTKQADLQKKKEAFESEKVLLVGEQLKQRQKEIDDLDSDIRKLINVKFGTDGEINKLRSSLVNPFQDQIWNAIKIVVEKNSLGIVLDKSNNISVLFLDKRFDYTDKVLDVLLKNDPEAKTKKTKK; this is encoded by the coding sequence ATGAAAAAAAAATTAGCTGTTTTTTTAGTTTTCCTTTCTATATTTGCATACTCTCAAAAAATAGGAGTAGTAGATACGGATTATGTTTTAGATAAGCTCCCTCAGTATAAAGAAGCTAAAAAAAGGTTAGATGCCCAAATTAGTAATTGGCAAGCTGATCTTCAAACAAAACAAGCCGATTTGCAAAAGAAAAAAGAAGCTTTTGAGAGTGAAAAGGTGCTGTTGGTTGGGGAGCAACTTAAGCAACGCCAAAAGGAAATTGATGATTTGGATAGTGATATCCGAAAACTCATTAATGTTAAATTTGGGACAGACGGAGAAATTAATAAATTAAGATCTTCTTTGGTAAACCCCTTTCAGGATCAAATTTGGAATGCCATAAAAATAGTTGTTGAAAAAAATAGTTTAGGCATAGTTCTTGACAAGAGTAACAACATTAGTGTTCTTTTTTTAGATAAAAGATTTGATTATACCGATAAAGTATTAGATGTTTTGCTAAAAAATGATCCCGAAGCAAAAACTAAAAAGACAAAAAAATAA
- a CDS encoding OmpH family outer membrane protein translates to MKRLSVFFAALLMMVSVSAVKAQKLAHANIAEVLNAMPEMKKAQEQLEALSKVKQAEIVKLQQAFQTKVEAYQKGGKQDAAKEAELQKEGENIQKMGQTAQKDIADKQETLFAPIDKKLQAAVDAVAKAKGLEYIFDANGQALVYKGGADVTADIKKQLGL, encoded by the coding sequence ATGAAAAGATTAAGTGTATTTTTCGCAGCTTTATTGATGATGGTATCGGTTTCTGCCGTTAAAGCTCAGAAGTTAGCACACGCCAACATAGCAGAAGTTTTAAACGCTATGCCTGAAATGAAGAAAGCTCAAGAACAATTAGAAGCTCTTTCTAAAGTTAAACAAGCAGAGATCGTAAAACTTCAACAAGCTTTCCAAACAAAAGTAGAAGCTTACCAAAAAGGAGGTAAACAAGATGCAGCTAAAGAAGCTGAACTTCAAAAAGAAGGCGAAAATATTCAAAAAATGGGTCAAACAGCTCAGAAAGATATCGCTGATAAGCAAGAAACTCTTTTTGCTCCTATCGATAAAAAATTACAAGCTGCTGTAGATGCTGTAGCAAAAGCAAAAGGCTTAGAGTATATTTTTGATGCCAACGGACAAGCTCTTGTTTACAAAGGTGGTGCCGATGTAACTGCTGATATCAAAAAACAATTAGGACTATAA
- a CDS encoding thioesterase family protein: MKGEITTTTKARFSDCDPLGHLNNVKYLEYMMNAREDHVLQCYGFTYEENIKNTGCGWVAIQNQISYLKEVRPNAILNISSKIIKMGDRTSVVEILMMDENSEQVHAVLWTTAIYFNMKTRRAAVHSSELMQYFGEYLVEIPEETFEERTEALRKENKKWRK, encoded by the coding sequence ATGAAAGGAGAAATAACGACTACAACCAAAGCTAGGTTTAGCGATTGCGACCCTCTAGGACACCTCAATAACGTGAAATACCTAGAGTATATGATGAATGCCAGAGAAGATCACGTATTGCAATGTTATGGCTTTACCTACGAGGAAAATATAAAAAATACAGGTTGCGGGTGGGTAGCAATCCAAAACCAAATATCTTATTTAAAAGAAGTTCGTCCTAATGCTATTCTTAACATTAGTAGTAAAATTATCAAAATGGGAGATCGTACTTCGGTAGTAGAAATCCTGATGATGGATGAAAATAGCGAGCAAGTACATGCTGTATTATGGACAACCGCTATCTATTTTAATATGAAAACCCGTAGAGCAGCGGTACACTCTTCTGAATTGATGCAATACTTCGGAGAATATTTGGTGGAAATCCCTGAAGAAACTTTTGAAGAAAGAACAGAAGCCCTAAGAAAAGAAAATAAAAAATGGAGAAAATAA
- the rfbD gene encoding dTDP-4-dehydrorhamnose reductase, which yields MEKIIVIGANGQLGHCLQKLEARFPKFKFIFTTSEDLDITQEGEVLDFFEEIKPKYCINASAYTAVDLAEKEAEKAFAVNSNGVSFLAKASFLYKTTLVHVSTDYVFDGETNLDYSEDDWTSPIGIYGQSKLLGEEKALEENPSTIILRTSWLYSEFGKNFVKTMLNLFSTKEEIGVVADQYGQPTNANDLAEAIMKIISSDPKKFGVYHFSNYGETTWYQFAQEIAQLTHSGIKINSLTTEQYPTPAKRPKRSTLCLDKIEKDYDIKPKYWQNSLEEVIHTLQTQS from the coding sequence ATGGAGAAAATAATTGTTATTGGAGCAAATGGGCAGCTGGGACATTGCCTTCAGAAATTAGAAGCTAGGTTTCCTAAGTTCAAATTTATTTTTACTACTTCTGAGGATTTAGACATTACTCAAGAAGGTGAGGTTTTGGATTTTTTTGAAGAAATAAAGCCTAAATACTGTATTAATGCTTCAGCCTATACAGCCGTAGATTTAGCAGAAAAGGAAGCTGAAAAAGCCTTTGCAGTGAATAGCAATGGAGTATCATTTTTGGCAAAAGCAAGTTTTTTATATAAGACCACTTTGGTACATGTTTCCACAGACTATGTTTTTGATGGAGAAACCAACTTGGATTATTCTGAAGATGATTGGACAAGCCCTATTGGGATTTATGGGCAATCTAAATTACTGGGAGAAGAAAAGGCTTTGGAAGAGAATCCTTCTACCATTATCTTGAGAACTTCTTGGTTATATTCGGAATTTGGAAAGAATTTTGTGAAGACCATGCTGAATTTATTTTCCACTAAAGAGGAAATAGGAGTGGTTGCAGATCAGTATGGGCAGCCTACCAATGCGAATGATCTAGCAGAGGCGATTATGAAAATTATATCATCTGACCCGAAAAAATTCGGGGTATATCATTTTTCTAATTATGGCGAAACAACATGGTATCAATTTGCTCAAGAAATAGCTCAGCTTACCCATTCAGGAATTAAAATAAATTCTTTAACAACAGAACAGTACCCAACTCCTGCAAAAAGACCGAAGAGGAGTACCCTATGCCTAGATAAAATTGAAAAAGACTATGACATAAAGCCTAAATATTGGCAAAATAGCTTAGAAGAAGTTATCCACACTTTACAAACCCAATCATGA
- a CDS encoding family 20 glycosylhydrolase: MIWSVLQDSTPGEYAYLDYPQRSGDLPEFNNWGMPVTTLQTTIDFDPGYGRPTPEQNHILGINATLWGEAIPDINRATYMAFPRALALAEAGWTELDSRKQNNFMTRLYPNLLNLIKNKVWVSTSFY, encoded by the coding sequence ATGATATGGTCAGTTTTGCAGGATTCTACACCTGGGGAATATGCCTACCTAGATTACCCTCAAAGAAGTGGGGATTTACCTGAATTTAACAATTGGGGAATGCCAGTTACCACCTTACAAACCACCATCGACTTCGACCCTGGCTATGGAAGACCTACCCCAGAGCAAAACCATATTCTTGGGATTAATGCTACACTTTGGGGAGAGGCAATTCCCGATATCAATAGAGCAACCTATATGGCTTTTCCTAGAGCCCTGGCCTTAGCTGAAGCTGGCTGGACGGAGTTAGACTCAAGAAAGCAAAACAATTTTATGACGCGTTTGTACCCTAATCTTTTAAACCTCATTAAAAATAAAGTTTGGGTTAGTACTTCTTTTTACTAA
- a CDS encoding choice-of-anchor L domain-containing protein, whose protein sequence is MIKKELRNQMMRKFLVASCLFMSWLIFSQTPVTYTVSPTSSQINTNLAGANVVISNGSVLMGKTTQIATFTNGLAAGLKMDKGVYFSTGLASVDLSKKNSYVATSNFPTPENTIFNDPDLLAIDPNTKYNVISYEFTIKLANTVSGLNIAYQFGSEEYPDFVGSIYNDSFGFFISGPGISGKINMGKLPNGKVTSVNTINAGIRGTNALLYPDSTFDPSQSGNYINNGHTRQTYYYDGLQYYYQNPQPQPGPFPVYVEHNGISKIINYSIRNLIPGGTYTFKIIIGDSSDAYLDSGVFIQSISAFADLNANDDSYQFTQGTAVTTPTVFANDTSNGNTISSNLVSVSSNNLPAGFTLNADGTITIANSVQQGQYIFDYTICDKSNPIYCKTAKVTINITAPPVCYKSPGTGGTVLESKHGITSLGRAGAENGNWPMVRKGAHTVLESKTKGFVINRLTTNQKNNLTPAVGMIVYDKDLDCLSIYDGVSWKCYSKQICPN, encoded by the coding sequence ATGATAAAAAAAGAACTGAGAAATCAAATGATGAGAAAATTTCTTGTAGCCAGTTGCTTATTTATGAGCTGGCTAATTTTTTCCCAAACTCCGGTTACCTATACGGTCTCCCCAACTTCTAGTCAAATTAACACAAATCTTGCTGGTGCAAATGTTGTGATAAGTAATGGATCGGTATTAATGGGTAAAACCACACAAATAGCAACATTTACTAATGGCTTAGCAGCAGGTCTAAAAATGGACAAAGGAGTCTATTTTTCAACAGGCCTTGCATCGGTAGATTTGTCAAAGAAGAATTCCTATGTAGCAACCAGTAATTTCCCCACACCTGAGAATACGATATTTAATGATCCTGACTTATTGGCAATTGATCCGAATACAAAATATAACGTAATATCCTATGAATTTACTATAAAACTAGCAAATACAGTATCAGGATTAAATATTGCATATCAGTTTGGTTCTGAGGAATATCCGGACTTTGTTGGTTCCATTTACAATGATTCATTTGGTTTTTTTATTTCGGGACCAGGTATATCGGGAAAAATTAATATGGGTAAACTACCAAATGGAAAGGTGACGAGTGTAAATACAATTAATGCTGGAATTAGGGGTACCAATGCTCTATTATATCCGGATTCTACGTTTGATCCATCTCAAAGTGGTAATTATATTAATAACGGACACACAAGACAAACTTATTATTATGATGGCTTACAATACTATTATCAAAATCCTCAACCACAACCTGGGCCATTTCCTGTTTATGTTGAGCATAATGGAATCTCTAAAATCATTAATTACTCAATACGAAATCTGATACCAGGTGGAACCTATACTTTCAAAATAATCATTGGAGACTCCAGCGACGCTTATCTTGACTCAGGTGTTTTTATCCAGTCAATCAGTGCTTTTGCTGATTTAAATGCTAATGACGATAGTTATCAGTTTACCCAGGGTACTGCTGTAACGACACCCACTGTGTTTGCAAATGATACTTCTAATGGGAATACTATTTCAAGCAATTTGGTGAGTGTCAGTTCAAATAATCTCCCGGCAGGATTCACATTAAATGCTGATGGAACTATTACCATCGCCAATAGTGTCCAACAAGGACAGTACATTTTTGACTATACTATCTGTGATAAAAGTAATCCAATCTATTGTAAAACAGCAAAAGTGACTATTAATATTACTGCTCCACCTGTTTGCTATAAAAGTCCAGGTACCGGTGGGACTGTCCTAGAAAGTAAACATGGAATTACATCATTGGGAAGAGCGGGTGCAGAGAACGGAAACTGGCCTATGGTTCGTAAAGGTGCTCATACTGTGTTAGAATCTAAAACAAAAGGATTTGTTATTAACAGGCTAACTACTAATCAGAAGAATAATTTGACACCCGCAGTTGGAATGATTGTATATGATAAAGACTTAGATTGTTTAAGTATTTACGACGGTGTTAGTTGGAAGTGTTATAGTAAACAAATATGCCCTAATTAA